A genomic region of Rhipicephalus sanguineus isolate Rsan-2018 chromosome 1, BIME_Rsan_1.4, whole genome shotgun sequence contains the following coding sequences:
- the LOC119406676 gene encoding keratin, type II cytoskeletal 68 kDa, component IB-like has translation MNALVVAALFACVALSYGQFEFGGGFDGGAGAGGFDSSSFGSPDGGAQLGGGDFSGSFGGGDADGAAAGAGFDTSGFTGGFEGFNAAAASNSRPQFGGFQSQFQGSLPQAGAAQSSVEAQ, from the exons ATGAACGCTCTG GTTGTTGCCGCCCTTTTCGCCTGCGTGGCCCTGTCCTACGGCCAGTTCGAGTTCGGTGGTGGATTTGACGGTGGTGCTGGCGCTGGCGGCTTCGACAGCAGCTCGTTCGGATCTCCCGACGGTGGCGCGCAGCTTGGCGGAGGCGACTTCAGCGGAAGCTTCGGCGGAGGCGATGCTGACGGTGCGGCTGCCGGCGCTGGTTTCGATACCTCCGGCTTCACCGGTGGCTTCGAGGGATTCAATGCTGCGGCCGCTTCCAACAGCCGCCCCCAGTTCGGCGGCTTCCAGAGCCAATTCCAGGGAAGCCTTCCCCAGGCCGGAGCAGCCCAGTCATCTGTCGAGGCCCAGTAA